A genomic stretch from uncultured Cohaesibacter sp. includes:
- a CDS encoding 3'(2'),5'-bisphosphate nucleotidase CysQ yields the protein MPDDKTCKASAGFKHAYKEDTQLLEEAASKAGALALRYFNRDPQVWTKQNYSPVTEADLAVDEFLKETLMAARPDYGWLSEESEDNPERLEKQRVFVIDPIDGTRAFIDGGTEWTISLAVVENHRPVAAVLFAPVRGEMYCASRFGGTQLNNVPVVCPRLANLDGARVAGPRPAIARGPLARAGVQNAGYVRSLAYRIVMVTTGALDLALAREDANDWDLAAADLIVEEAHGILRDKSNNLLKYNRPNVHHDSLYASCKALGRLVAPMMPVLQFPQRRHG from the coding sequence TTGCCGGACGATAAGACTTGCAAGGCATCTGCCGGTTTCAAACACGCCTATAAGGAAGACACCCAGCTGCTGGAAGAGGCTGCCAGCAAGGCCGGGGCGCTTGCGCTGCGTTATTTCAACAGGGATCCCCAGGTATGGACCAAGCAGAATTACAGCCCGGTGACCGAAGCCGATCTGGCTGTTGACGAGTTTCTCAAGGAAACGCTCATGGCCGCGCGCCCGGATTATGGTTGGCTCTCCGAGGAGAGCGAAGACAACCCCGAGCGGCTGGAAAAACAACGCGTATTCGTCATTGACCCCATTGATGGCACCCGCGCCTTCATTGACGGCGGCACCGAATGGACCATTTCGCTGGCTGTGGTGGAGAATCACAGACCGGTGGCAGCTGTCTTGTTCGCGCCTGTGCGCGGGGAGATGTATTGTGCTTCCCGCTTTGGTGGCACGCAGCTCAATAATGTGCCCGTTGTATGCCCGCGCCTTGCCAATTTGGATGGTGCAAGAGTTGCTGGGCCGCGTCCGGCCATTGCAAGAGGGCCGCTGGCCCGTGCCGGTGTGCAGAATGCCGGTTATGTCCGCTCGCTGGCCTATCGGATCGTCATGGTAACAACCGGAGCGCTCGATCTGGCATTGGCGCGTGAGGATGCCAACGATTGGGATTTGGCCGCAGCGGATCTTATCGTTGAGGAAGCACACGGTATCCTGCGCGACAAGTCCAACAATCTACTGAAATATAATCGGCCCAATGTGCATCATGATAGCCTTTATGCCTCCTGCAAGGCGCTCGGGCGTCTGGTTGCACCGATGATGCCGGTTCTTCAGTTTCCGCAAAGGCGCCATGGCTGA